The proteins below are encoded in one region of Oncorhynchus gorbuscha isolate QuinsamMale2020 ecotype Even-year linkage group LG01, OgorEven_v1.0, whole genome shotgun sequence:
- the LOC124032929 gene encoding troponin I, slow skeletal muscle-like, with protein sequence MSEAPPKPKSKISASRRLFLKTKLVKKAMAMLMAEKEQKVIDRESTLSERVPALNLSGLSVQDLQTLCKELHQKIDVVDEERYDIAMKVSKSDAEIENLTMKIIELKGKKRPQLKRVRVSAEAMMGALLGAKIKESVDFKANLKTVKKEEEKKEEVTDWRKNVDAMSGMEGRKKMFAAS encoded by the exons GCCG CCAAAACCAAAGTCGAAGATCTCTGCATCTCGCAGACTCTTCTTGAAG ACCAAGCTGGTGAAGAAGGCCATGGCTATGTTGATGGCTGAAAAGGAGCAGAAGGTGATTGACAGAGAAAGCACACTGAGTGAACGAGTCCCAGCACTCAACCTCTCTGGGCTGTCTGTACAGGACCTGCAG ACTCTTTGTAAAGAACTGCACCAGAAAATTGATGTTGTTGATGAAGAGCGGTACGACATCGCAATGAAAGTCTCCAAAAGTGACGCAGAG ATTGAAAATCTGACCATGAAGATCATTGAGCTGAAGGGCAAGAAGCGACCTCAGCTGAAGAGGGTGAGAGTATCAGCTGAAGCCATGATGGGGGCCCTGCTGGGAGCCAAGATCAAAGAGTCTGTCGACTTCAAGGCCAACCTCAAGACTGtcaagaaggaagaggagaag AAAGAGGAAGTGACTGATTGGCGTAAGAATGTGGATGCCATGTCTGGCATGGAGGGCAGAAAGAAGATGTTCGCTGCTTCCTAA